Proteins from one Nitrobacteraceae bacterium AZCC 2146 genomic window:
- a CDS encoding outer membrane immunogenic protein (product_source=KO:K16079; cath_funfam=2.40.160.20; cleavage_site_network=SignalP-noTM; cog=COG3637; ko=KO:K16079; pfam=PF13505; superfamily=56925): MSKLAFAAVAFTAAGLATASAADLPYRSRAPYTVNQPLNGYSWAGPYLGGTLGYEWGSVSNSGAKPSGVAGGVTGGYNWQSGQVVFGLEGDLQGTGADDRFANYKFSNPWFGTVRGRLGYAFNNILIYGTGGLAFGSLEAELNGLQQSQTSVGYAVGAGAEFGIYQNWTAKIEYLYVNLSSNNYTLTGANNGLDFGTVRLGVNYHF, encoded by the coding sequence ATGAGCAAGTTAGCGTTCGCGGCAGTCGCCTTTACGGCTGCGGGTTTGGCGACGGCAAGCGCGGCGGATCTGCCGTACCGGTCGCGCGCGCCCTACACAGTGAACCAGCCGCTCAACGGGTACAGCTGGGCCGGCCCCTATCTCGGCGGCACCCTCGGCTACGAATGGGGCAGCGTTTCCAACAGCGGAGCCAAGCCGTCCGGCGTCGCCGGCGGCGTGACCGGCGGTTACAACTGGCAAAGCGGCCAGGTGGTGTTCGGTCTCGAAGGCGATCTGCAGGGCACCGGCGCGGACGACCGCTTCGCCAACTACAAGTTTTCGAACCCCTGGTTCGGCACCGTGCGCGGTCGCCTCGGCTACGCTTTCAACAACATCCTGATCTACGGCACCGGCGGTCTCGCCTTCGGCAGCCTGGAGGCCGAACTCAATGGCCTGCAGCAGTCGCAGACCTCGGTCGGCTATGCCGTAGGCGCCGGCGCCGAATTCGGCATCTACCAGAACTGGACCGCCAAGATCGAATATCTCTACGTCAATCTGTCCAGCAACAACTATACGCTCACCGGCGCCAACAACGGCCTCGACTTCGGCACCGTCCGCCTCGGCGTGAACTATCACTTCTGA
- a CDS encoding two-component system phosphate regulon response regulator OmpR (product_source=KO:K07659; cath_funfam=1.10.10.10,3.40.50.2300; cog=COG0745; ko=KO:K07659; pfam=PF00072,PF00486; smart=SM00448; superfamily=52172) yields MILAQAAKRLPVQPADDAPHLLLVDDDRRIRDLLSRFLAGEGYRVTTAASAKDARAKLLGLHFDMLILDVMMPGETGFELARFIRTSSAVPIIMLTARHEAESRIEGLQIGADDYVAKPFEPRELVLRIGNILKRLAPVPVERTESLQFGPYVYHLQRGELRQGDDIIHLTDRERDMLRVLAATPGETVPRGDLTGGDGTVNERAVDVQINRLRRKIETDPANPLFLQAVRGIGYRLVASP; encoded by the coding sequence ATGATATTAGCACAGGCCGCCAAACGCCTACCCGTCCAGCCGGCCGACGATGCCCCGCATCTGCTGCTGGTCGACGACGACCGCCGAATTCGCGATCTGCTGTCGCGCTTCCTCGCCGGCGAAGGCTATCGCGTCACCACCGCGGCGTCGGCCAAGGACGCCCGCGCCAAATTGCTCGGGCTACATTTTGACATGCTGATCCTCGACGTGATGATGCCCGGCGAGACCGGCTTCGAACTCGCGCGCTTCATCCGCACGTCCTCGGCGGTGCCGATCATCATGCTGACGGCGCGGCATGAAGCCGAGAGCCGCATCGAGGGCCTGCAGATCGGCGCCGACGACTACGTGGCAAAGCCGTTCGAGCCGCGTGAGCTGGTGTTGCGGATCGGCAATATCCTGAAGCGCCTGGCGCCGGTGCCCGTGGAGCGCACGGAGTCGCTGCAGTTCGGGCCTTACGTCTATCACCTGCAGCGCGGTGAACTGCGCCAGGGCGACGACATCATCCATCTCACCGACCGCGAGCGCGACATGCTGCGGGTGCTGGCGGCGACGCCGGGCGAGACCGTGCCGCGCGGCGATCTGACTGGCGGCGACGGCACCGTCAACGAGCGGGCGGTCGACGTGCAGATCAATCGCCTGCGGCGCAAGATCGAGACCGATCCCGCCAATCCCTTGTTCCTGCAGGCCGTGCGCGGCATCGGCTACCGGCTCGTCGCCTCGCCATGA
- a CDS encoding molybdopterin synthase catalytic subunit (product_source=KO:K03635; cath_funfam=3.90.1170.40; cog=COG0314; ko=KO:K03635; pfam=PF02391; superfamily=54690), which translates to MTAAVTIRIQTADFDVAQEIAALTNSRTDIGAVVTFSGICRGGQENLGAGDATTALMLEHYPGMAEAEIARHAEEAMARWPLTGVTIVHRVGRIVPGENIMVVLTASAHRQAAFQAAEFLMDYLKAHAPFWKREETADGAGWVAAKTDDDEAAARWDKD; encoded by the coding sequence ATGACCGCTGCCGTGACCATCCGGATCCAGACCGCCGATTTTGATGTCGCGCAGGAGATCGCTGCGCTGACCAACAGCCGCACCGACATCGGTGCGGTCGTCACCTTCAGCGGTATCTGCCGGGGCGGGCAGGAAAATCTGGGAGCCGGCGATGCCACCACGGCGCTGATGCTGGAGCATTATCCCGGCATGGCCGAAGCGGAGATCGCGCGCCACGCCGAGGAAGCGATGGCGCGCTGGCCGCTCACCGGTGTCACGATCGTTCACCGGGTCGGGCGCATCGTGCCCGGCGAAAATATCATGGTGGTGCTGACGGCGTCGGCGCACCGGCAGGCGGCCTTTCAGGCCGCGGAGTTTCTGATGGATTATCTCAAGGCCCACGCGCCGTTCTGGAAGCGCGAGGAGACCGCCGACGGCGCCGGCTGGGTCGCGGCGAAGACCGACGATGACGAAGCTGCCGCGCGCTGGGACAAAGATTGA
- a CDS encoding branched-chain amino acid aminotransferase (product_source=KO:K00826; cath_funfam=3.20.10.10,3.30.470.10; cog=COG0115; ko=KO:K00826; pfam=PF01063; superfamily=56752; tigrfam=TIGR01123) — translation MGVSFDKIDGAATWLKFEIQSATNPTSEKERAARLVDPGFGRIFTDHMALVRYSQAKGWHGARVESRANFPLDPATAVLHYAQEIFEGLKAYRRDDGGVNLFRPDANARRFRNSAERMAMAPLPEPVFIEAVEQLVRMDRDWIPGGEGSLYLRPFMIASEIFLGVKPSAEYIFAVIASPVGSYFKGGPAPVSIWVSENYTRAAIGGTGAVKCGGNYAASLRAQAEAIDHGCDQVVFLDAVERRYIEELGGMNIFFVFDDGSLLTPPLGTILPGITRDSIIALAKDSGTRVREEAYTIDQWRADAASGKLKEAFACGTAAVISPIGKVCSASGDFLIGGGAAGPVAMGLRKKLVDIQYGRAADPHNWIREVL, via the coding sequence ATGGGAGTTTCGTTCGATAAAATCGACGGCGCCGCGACGTGGTTGAAATTCGAGATCCAGTCTGCGACGAATCCGACGTCTGAAAAGGAGCGCGCCGCAAGGCTCGTGGACCCGGGCTTCGGCCGGATTTTCACCGATCACATGGCTCTGGTCCGCTACAGTCAGGCGAAGGGCTGGCATGGCGCGCGCGTCGAATCGCGTGCGAATTTCCCGCTCGATCCAGCCACAGCCGTCCTGCACTACGCGCAGGAGATTTTCGAAGGCCTCAAGGCCTACAGGCGCGACGACGGCGGCGTGAACCTGTTCCGCCCCGACGCCAATGCCCGGCGCTTCCGCAATTCGGCCGAGCGCATGGCCATGGCGCCGCTGCCCGAGCCTGTGTTCATCGAAGCGGTCGAGCAACTCGTGCGCATGGACCGCGACTGGATACCCGGCGGCGAAGGCAGTCTCTACCTGCGGCCCTTCATGATCGCGAGCGAGATCTTCCTCGGCGTGAAGCCTTCGGCGGAATACATCTTCGCCGTCATCGCCTCGCCGGTCGGCTCCTATTTCAAGGGCGGACCTGCGCCCGTGTCGATCTGGGTGTCGGAGAACTACACACGCGCCGCGATCGGCGGCACCGGCGCCGTCAAATGCGGGGGAAACTACGCCGCGAGCCTGCGCGCGCAGGCCGAGGCCATCGATCACGGCTGCGATCAGGTCGTTTTCCTCGATGCGGTCGAGCGCCGCTATATCGAGGAACTCGGCGGCATGAACATCTTCTTCGTGTTCGACGACGGTTCGCTGCTGACGCCGCCGCTCGGCACGATCCTGCCGGGTATCACCCGCGATTCGATCATCGCGCTCGCGAAGGATTCCGGCACGCGCGTGCGCGAGGAGGCCTACACGATCGACCAGTGGCGCGCCGACGCCGCCAGCGGAAAGCTGAAGGAGGCCTTCGCCTGCGGCACGGCGGCCGTCATCTCGCCGATCGGCAAGGTATGTTCCGCGAGCGGCGATTTTCTCATCGGCGGCGGCGCGGCCGGCCCCGTCGCGATGGGGCTGCGCAAGAAGCTGGTCGACATCCAGTACGGTCGCGCGGCCGACCCGCACAACTGGATCAGAGAGGTCCTGTGA
- a CDS encoding CspA family cold shock protein (product_source=KO:K03704; cath_funfam=2.40.50.140; cog=COG1278; ko=KO:K03704; pfam=PF00313; smart=SM00357; superfamily=50249), producing the protein MGMSGTVKFFNGERGYGFIKPDDGGRDVFVHITAVERAGLKDLVEGQRITFEVEPDKKGKGPKAVNLVITT; encoded by the coding sequence ATGGGCATGAGCGGTACGGTCAAGTTCTTCAATGGCGAGCGCGGCTACGGCTTCATCAAGCCGGACGACGGCGGGCGCGATGTGTTCGTGCACATTACCGCGGTCGAGCGCGCCGGCCTGAAGGACCTGGTCGAAGGACAGCGCATCACCTTCGAGGTCGAGCCCGACAAGAAGGGCAAGGGCCCCAAGGCGGTCAATCTGGTGATTACGACGTAG
- a CDS encoding excinuclease ABC subunit C (product_source=KO:K03703; cath_funfam=1.10.150.20,3.40.1440.10,4.10.860.10; cog=COG0322; ko=KO:K03703; pfam=PF01541,PF02151,PF08459,PF14520; smart=SM00278,SM00465; superfamily=46600,47781,82771; tigrfam=TIGR00194) has product MIQDPTEPPQAPADSVTEPRSATGALRDIPASVQASGDLDPDTATVEDEEDGALPDIADDSGEPVPEGPLAIGRAAIEHAVKHAPTSPGVYRMLNAASDVLYVGKAKNVKKRLSSYARPTGHVMRIARMIAATVVVEIISTSTETEALLLEANLIKQLRPRFNVLLRDDKSFPYILISGDHWAPQILKHRGAQSRPGRYFGPFASVGAVNRTITALQRAFLVRSCTDSFFESRTRPCLLYQIRRCSGPCTGEIDFPGYTELVREAKDFLSGRSRAVKQLLAGEMEKASNDLAFERAALYRDRLAALSAIQSQQGINPRTVEEADVFAIHQEGGYSCVEVFFFRTGQNWGNRAYFPRAEKSFTPEEVLSSFLAQFYDDKPPPKMVLLSHAIEDAEVLASALSIKAGFKVEVLTPQRGEKKELVTHALTNAREALGRKLADTATQTRLLEGMVTTLGLPDVPKRIEVYDNSHIQGTNAVGAMIVAGPDGFIKNQYRKFNIKSEGLTPGDDYAMMKEVLQRRFKRLLTPPAEGEMAKSKDDDVPLWPDLVIIDGGRGQLNAVQEIFENLDLKRVTLMAVAKGPDRDAGRETLFMPDREAIKLEPRDPVLYFIQRLRDEAHRFVIGSHRTLRKKDIREAGLQEIPGIGPTRKRALLHHFGTLKEIERASVGDLGKVPGISAESARKIFDFFHAQPAPR; this is encoded by the coding sequence ATGATTCAAGACCCCACCGAACCGCCTCAGGCGCCGGCCGATTCCGTGACGGAGCCGCGTTCCGCAACCGGAGCCCTGCGCGACATTCCGGCATCGGTCCAGGCGTCCGGGGATCTGGACCCGGATACGGCCACGGTCGAGGACGAGGAAGACGGAGCGCTGCCGGATATCGCGGACGATTCCGGCGAGCCGGTCCCCGAGGGACCGCTGGCGATCGGCCGCGCCGCCATCGAGCATGCGGTGAAGCACGCCCCGACCTCGCCCGGCGTCTACCGGATGCTGAACGCCGCCAGCGACGTGCTCTATGTTGGCAAGGCCAAGAACGTGAAGAAGCGGCTGAGCTCTTATGCCCGGCCGACCGGCCATGTGATGCGGATCGCGCGGATGATCGCGGCGACCGTGGTGGTGGAGATCATCTCGACATCCACCGAGACCGAGGCGCTGCTGCTCGAGGCCAATCTGATCAAGCAGCTGCGGCCGCGCTTCAACGTGCTGCTGCGCGACGACAAGTCGTTTCCCTACATTCTGATCTCCGGGGATCACTGGGCGCCGCAGATCCTGAAGCACCGCGGCGCGCAGTCGCGGCCCGGCCGCTATTTCGGGCCGTTCGCCTCGGTCGGCGCGGTCAACCGCACCATCACCGCGCTGCAGCGCGCGTTCCTGGTGCGCTCCTGCACCGATTCCTTCTTCGAGAGCCGGACCCGGCCGTGCTTGCTGTATCAGATCCGCCGCTGCTCCGGCCCGTGTACCGGCGAGATCGATTTCCCCGGCTATACCGAGCTGGTCCGCGAGGCCAAGGACTTTTTGTCCGGCCGCAGCCGTGCGGTGAAGCAGCTGCTCGCCGGCGAGATGGAGAAGGCCTCCAACGATCTCGCTTTCGAGCGCGCGGCGCTGTATCGCGACCGTCTGGCGGCGCTGTCGGCGATCCAGTCGCAGCAGGGCATCAACCCGCGCACGGTGGAGGAGGCCGACGTATTCGCCATCCACCAGGAGGGCGGCTATTCCTGCGTTGAGGTGTTTTTCTTCCGCACCGGGCAGAATTGGGGCAACCGGGCATATTTTCCGCGCGCCGAAAAATCCTTCACGCCGGAGGAGGTGTTGTCCTCGTTCCTGGCACAGTTCTACGACGACAAGCCGCCGCCGAAGATGGTGCTGCTGTCGCATGCCATCGAGGATGCCGAGGTGCTGGCCAGTGCGCTCAGCATCAAGGCCGGCTTCAAGGTCGAGGTGCTGACGCCGCAGCGTGGTGAGAAGAAGGAACTGGTAACGCACGCTCTGACCAATGCGCGCGAGGCGCTCGGCCGCAAGCTCGCCGATACCGCGACGCAGACACGGCTATTGGAGGGCATGGTCACCACCCTCGGCCTGCCTGACGTGCCGAAGCGGATCGAGGTCTACGACAACAGCCACATCCAGGGCACCAATGCGGTCGGCGCGATGATCGTTGCGGGCCCCGACGGTTTCATCAAGAACCAGTATCGCAAGTTCAACATCAAGTCGGAGGGCCTGACGCCGGGCGACGACTACGCGATGATGAAGGAGGTGCTGCAGCGCCGCTTCAAGCGGCTGCTGACGCCGCCCGCGGAAGGCGAGATGGCCAAGTCAAAGGATGACGACGTGCCGCTGTGGCCGGATCTCGTCATCATCGACGGCGGCCGCGGTCAGCTCAATGCCGTCCAGGAAATCTTCGAGAATCTCGACCTCAAGCGGGTGACGCTGATGGCGGTGGCCAAGGGGCCGGACCGCGACGCCGGCCGCGAGACCCTGTTCATGCCGGACCGCGAGGCGATCAAGCTCGAGCCGCGCGACCCCGTGCTGTATTTCATCCAGCGGCTGCGCGACGAGGCGCATCGCTTTGTGATCGGCTCGCACCGTACGCTGCGCAAGAAGGACATCCGCGAGGCCGGCCTGCAGGAAATCCCAGGCATCGGCCCGACCCGCAAGCGGGCGCTGCTGCACCATTTCGGAACGCTGAAGGAGATCGAGCGGGCCTCGGTCGGAGATCTCGGCAAGGTTCCCGGCATCTCGGCCGAAAGCGCGCGCAAGATTTTCGACTTTTTCCACGCCCAGCCGGCGCCGAGATGA
- a CDS encoding cardiolipin synthase (product_source=KO:K08744; cog=COG0558; ko=KO:K08744; pfam=PF01066; superfamily=81442; tigrfam=TIGR00560; transmembrane_helix_parts=Inside_1_6,TMhelix_7_29,Outside_30_32,TMhelix_33_55,Inside_56_75,TMhelix_76_98,Outside_99_151,TMhelix_152_174,Inside_175_191) translates to MSLPNMLTYARIAAIPVVVGCIYVQAIMDGPLWLRWVALAVFIGAAVTDFLDGYYARIWDQHSAFGRMLDPIADKLLVASCLLMLAADGIIHGWTLWAAIVILCREILVSGLREYLAALRVSVPVTRLAKWKTTAQLIAIGFLLAGEAGDQVIPFTTQLGLLLLWLSAIFTIYTGYDYFRAGIHHLIEEDA, encoded by the coding sequence ATGTCCCTGCCGAACATGCTGACCTACGCCCGCATCGCCGCTATCCCGGTGGTGGTCGGCTGCATCTACGTACAGGCCATCATGGACGGTCCGTTGTGGCTGCGCTGGGTCGCTCTGGCCGTCTTCATTGGCGCCGCGGTCACCGATTTCCTTGATGGTTATTACGCGCGGATCTGGGACCAGCATTCGGCGTTCGGCCGAATGCTCGATCCGATCGCCGACAAGCTGCTGGTGGCGTCCTGCCTGCTGATGCTGGCTGCTGATGGTATTATCCACGGCTGGACGCTGTGGGCCGCGATCGTGATCCTGTGCCGCGAAATCCTGGTGTCGGGGCTGCGCGAATACCTCGCCGCGCTGCGCGTCAGCGTGCCCGTGACGCGGCTGGCGAAATGGAAGACCACGGCACAGCTGATCGCGATCGGGTTCCTGCTGGCGGGCGAGGCCGGCGACCAGGTGATCCCGTTCACCACCCAGCTCGGCCTGTTGCTGTTGTGGCTCTCGGCGATCTTCACCATCTACACCGGTTATGACTATTTCCGCGCCGGCATTCATCACCTCATCGAGGAGGATGCATGA
- a CDS encoding MATE family multidrug resistance protein (product_source=KO:K03327; cog=COG0534; ko=KO:K03327; pfam=PF01554; tigrfam=TIGR00797; transmembrane_helix_parts=Inside_1_24,TMhelix_25_47,Outside_48_61,TMhelix_62_84,Inside_85_104,TMhelix_105_127,Outside_128_141,TMhelix_142_164,Inside_165_170,TMhelix_171_193,Outside_194_207,TMhelix_208_230,Inside_231_249,TMhelix_250_272,Outside_273_281,TMhelix_282_304,Inside_305_324,TMhelix_325_347,Outside_348_361,TMhelix_362_384,Inside_385_404,TMhelix_405_424,Outside_425_428,TMhelix_429_451,Inside_452_465) — MLLAVGQRASTRDLWFAELRATLALGWPLVLTSLAQIALTTTDVIVLGRLSASALAASALGVNLYLAFLIFAIGLMTATSPLMAEAVGRKLHMVRDVRRTFRQGLWSAVIVSVPAWIVLWHTEPILLLFGQEPQIAADAQTFVRIVQWGFLPALGFVVLRSFVAALQRPMWALAVTGITILFNIAANWVLVFGHLGLPALGLRGSGLATALSNAFLFVVFALVVALHPKFRRYHLFGNWWRADWRRFAKLWRLGLPIGATLAFEITVFNAAVFLMGQFGTAAIAAHTIAIQIASVTFMVPMGLSQAATVRVSRARGARDRDGITRAGWTAFGLAVAFMASMSLLMLFAPRLLIGAFIDLNDAANTVVVETAMSFLFCAAVFQVADGAQAVAAGMLRGLQDTRMPMIFAAMGYWGFGMTLSLLLAFKLSFGGIGIWIGLVAGLSAVAPVMLWRWTRREQLGLVPAS, encoded by the coding sequence ATGCTGCTGGCTGTCGGTCAGAGGGCGTCGACGCGCGATCTGTGGTTCGCCGAGTTGCGGGCGACGCTGGCGCTTGGCTGGCCGCTGGTGCTGACCAGTCTGGCGCAGATCGCACTGACGACGACGGACGTGATCGTGCTCGGCCGGTTGAGCGCGTCCGCACTGGCGGCGTCGGCGCTTGGCGTCAATCTCTACCTCGCGTTCTTGATCTTCGCGATTGGATTGATGACGGCGACTTCGCCGCTGATGGCGGAGGCCGTCGGCCGCAAACTGCATATGGTGCGTGATGTCCGACGCACGTTTCGGCAGGGTTTGTGGTCGGCGGTGATCGTCTCTGTGCCAGCCTGGATCGTGCTTTGGCACACCGAGCCGATCCTGTTGCTGTTTGGCCAGGAGCCTCAGATCGCTGCGGATGCTCAAACCTTCGTTCGCATCGTGCAATGGGGCTTCCTTCCCGCGCTCGGCTTTGTCGTATTGCGCTCCTTCGTGGCGGCGCTGCAGCGTCCCATGTGGGCGCTCGCGGTGACGGGCATCACGATCCTGTTCAACATCGCAGCCAACTGGGTTTTGGTATTCGGCCATCTTGGACTTCCGGCACTCGGCCTGCGCGGGTCTGGTTTGGCCACGGCGCTGTCGAATGCCTTTCTGTTTGTCGTGTTTGCGCTGGTCGTCGCGTTGCATCCGAAGTTCCGGCGCTACCATCTTTTTGGCAATTGGTGGCGGGCGGATTGGCGACGTTTCGCCAAGCTGTGGCGGCTCGGCCTGCCGATCGGCGCGACGCTGGCGTTCGAGATCACTGTGTTCAACGCCGCCGTGTTTCTGATGGGACAATTCGGCACCGCTGCGATCGCCGCGCATACGATTGCCATTCAGATCGCATCGGTAACCTTCATGGTGCCGATGGGGCTGAGCCAGGCAGCAACCGTGCGTGTCAGCCGTGCTCGGGGAGCGCGCGACCGGGATGGCATCACGCGAGCGGGTTGGACCGCGTTCGGTCTTGCCGTCGCGTTCATGGCGTCGATGAGCCTGCTGATGTTATTTGCGCCGAGGCTTCTGATCGGCGCGTTCATCGATCTCAATGATGCCGCCAACACGGTGGTTGTCGAGACGGCGATGTCGTTTCTGTTTTGCGCGGCGGTGTTCCAGGTCGCCGACGGCGCGCAGGCCGTTGCGGCCGGTATGCTGCGCGGATTGCAGGATACGCGCATGCCGATGATCTTTGCGGCGATGGGTTATTGGGGTTTCGGCATGACGCTAAGCCTGTTGCTGGCGTTCAAGCTGAGCTTCGGCGGGATCGGCATCTGGATCGGACTGGTCGCGGGTCTGTCAGCCGTGGCGCCGGTGATGCTGTGGCGCTGGACCCGGCGCGAACAACTCGGGCTGGTGCCTGCCAGCTAA
- a CDS encoding DNA-binding MarR family transcriptional regulator (product_source=COG1846; cath_funfam=1.10.10.10; cog=COG1846; pfam=PF12802; smart=SM00347; superfamily=46785) gives MVDVNSRSAASRSLEAKSGQASGPAGLSPRWDIIELLFFAYRDFVGDPDHVLDQFGFGRAHHRVVHFVHRYPGLKVADLLDVLRITKQSLGRVLKQLLDEGYIVQKSGAADRRQRLLFATAKGEALVAQLAGLQTDRITRALRDFKPDEVDAVGRFLSGMIDRDDPDKVLQAILGTDSGMTRE, from the coding sequence ATGGTTGACGTAAATTCCAGAAGCGCGGCTTCACGATCGCTTGAGGCGAAGTCGGGGCAGGCGTCCGGCCCGGCCGGCCTGTCGCCGCGTTGGGACATCATCGAGCTGTTGTTTTTCGCCTATCGCGACTTCGTCGGCGACCCCGATCACGTGCTGGATCAGTTCGGCTTCGGCCGCGCCCATCACCGCGTCGTCCACTTCGTGCACCGCTACCCCGGCCTCAAGGTCGCCGATCTGCTGGACGTGCTGCGGATCACAAAACAGTCGCTGGGGCGGGTTCTCAAGCAATTGCTCGACGAAGGGTATATCGTGCAGAAGTCCGGCGCCGCCGACCGCCGGCAGCGTCTTCTTTTCGCCACCGCCAAAGGCGAAGCGCTGGTGGCGCAACTGGCCGGTTTGCAGACCGACCGCATCACCCGCGCGCTGCGGGATTTCAAGCCGGACGAGGTCGATGCCGTCGGCCGGTTTCTCAGCGGGATGATCGATCGCGACGATCCCGACAAGGTGCTGCAGGCCATTCTTGGAACTGACAGCGGGATGACCAGGGAATGA
- a CDS encoding ribosomal protein L3 glutamine methyltransferase (product_source=KO:K07320; cath_funfam=1.10.8.10,3.40.50.150; cog=COG2890; ko=KO:K07320; pfam=PF05175; superfamily=53335; tigrfam=TIGR03533), translated as MAKKMLAKTRAPLKRKPVAVKAPKVAVGELVTLLDYVRYAVSRFIEAKLAFAHGTTDPVAEAAFIVCEILHLHPDQFESFAIARVTAAEGRKILNVIDRRVSTRKPAAYLVNKIYMRGLPFYVDERVIVPRSFIGELLDSHFSGDDGEGGSLIDDPAEIESVLDLCTGSGCIAILASQSFPDAQVDAVDLSKDALAVAARNVADYGLDERITLYKGDLFKPLGDTRYDLIITNPPYVDAQGMADLPDECRAEPKMAFDGGDDGLDIIRRILQEAGDHLNPHGGLLCEIGRGRENVDEAFPDLPLIWLDTEDSEGEVFWVSAAALQGRAAG; from the coding sequence ATGGCCAAGAAAATGCTGGCGAAAACCAGGGCGCCTCTGAAGCGCAAGCCGGTCGCTGTGAAAGCGCCAAAGGTCGCGGTGGGTGAACTGGTCACTTTGCTCGATTACGTCCGCTATGCCGTCAGCCGCTTCATCGAAGCCAAACTGGCGTTCGCCCATGGCACCACCGATCCGGTGGCAGAGGCGGCCTTCATCGTCTGCGAGATTTTGCATCTGCATCCCGACCAGTTCGAGAGCTTTGCCATCGCGCGGGTGACGGCGGCCGAAGGCCGGAAAATCCTCAACGTCATCGATCGCCGCGTTTCGACGCGCAAGCCTGCGGCCTATCTGGTCAACAAGATCTACATGCGCGGCCTGCCGTTCTATGTCGATGAGCGCGTGATCGTGCCGCGCTCGTTCATCGGTGAATTGCTGGATTCGCATTTCAGCGGTGACGACGGCGAGGGCGGTTCGCTGATCGACGATCCCGCGGAAATCGAAAGCGTGCTCGATCTCTGCACCGGTTCGGGCTGCATCGCGATTCTCGCGAGCCAGTCCTTTCCTGACGCCCAGGTCGATGCCGTCGACCTGTCGAAGGACGCCCTTGCCGTCGCCGCGCGAAATGTTGCCGATTACGGGCTCGATGAACGCATCACGCTGTACAAGGGCGACCTGTTCAAGCCGCTCGGCGACACCCGCTACGATCTGATCATCACCAACCCGCCTTATGTCGATGCGCAGGGCATGGCGGATCTGCCGGACGAATGCCGGGCCGAGCCGAAGATGGCGTTCGACGGCGGCGACGACGGGCTCGATATCATCCGGCGCATTTTGCAGGAAGCTGGCGATCATCTGAATCCGCATGGCGGATTGCTGTGCGAGATCGGGCGCGGTCGCGAAAATGTCGATGAAGCCTTTCCCGATCTGCCGCTGATCTGGCTGGATACCGAAGACTCCGAAGGCGAGGTGTTCTGGGTGTCTGCAGCTGCGCTGCAAGGTCGCGCGGCGGGTTAG
- a CDS encoding molybdopterin synthase sulfur carrier subunit (product_source=KO:K03636; cath_funfam=3.10.20.30; cog=COG1977; ko=KO:K03636; pfam=PF02597; superfamily=54285; tigrfam=TIGR01682) translates to MKVLYFAWVRERIGKAEETIEPPAAVQTVGDLIGWLTTRGDEYAYAFEAPKVIRAAIDHTHVRPDAAIAGAREIAFFPPMTGG, encoded by the coding sequence ATGAAAGTGCTGTATTTCGCCTGGGTGCGCGAGCGCATCGGCAAGGCCGAGGAAACCATCGAGCCGCCGGCCGCGGTACAAACCGTCGGCGACCTGATCGGCTGGCTGACCACGCGCGGCGATGAGTACGCCTATGCCTTCGAGGCGCCGAAGGTGATCCGCGCCGCCATCGACCACACCCATGTGCGGCCGGACGCGGCCATTGCCGGCGCCCGCGAGATCGCGTTCTTCCCGCCGATGACCGGCGGCTGA